One Prolixibacteraceae bacterium DNA segment encodes these proteins:
- a CDS encoding ABC transporter ATP-binding protein, producing MLRVKDFKRHYGDLLAVDRFSMEANSHEIVGLIGPDGAGKTTILRSIATLQNMEDGEVTIDGLDVRTDFLKIRKRLGYMPGQFSLYPDLSVWENLSFFMDIHGVRYEQCKDAIDPIFSQLAPFKSRKSGQLSGGMKQKLALCCALVNQPSLLLLDEPTTGVDPVSRREFWNILKDYRSQGTSMVVSTPYMDEAMMCDQILLIHEGKVLESGSPKALIEKPRNRSFYQIEGIPSSEIYRFKQNIMRRHPEVFAYLSGKAIRVIAKKEHSLMNILQETLSRVSGIIREVTPDIEDVFMFHLTNRNDV from the coding sequence ATGCTACGAGTCAAGGATTTTAAACGTCATTATGGCGATCTTTTAGCAGTAGATCGTTTCTCAATGGAGGCCAATTCACATGAGATCGTTGGACTTATTGGACCAGATGGAGCTGGGAAAACAACCATTCTACGTAGTATTGCTACGCTTCAAAATATGGAAGATGGAGAGGTCACTATTGATGGATTGGATGTAAGAACTGATTTTCTCAAGATAAGAAAGAGATTGGGCTATATGCCTGGTCAGTTCTCTCTATATCCAGATTTAAGTGTTTGGGAGAATTTATCTTTCTTTATGGATATTCATGGGGTTCGTTATGAGCAGTGTAAAGATGCTATTGACCCTATATTTTCGCAATTGGCTCCTTTTAAAAGTCGTAAATCAGGACAGTTGTCTGGAGGGATGAAGCAGAAGTTAGCCCTCTGTTGTGCTTTGGTAAATCAACCCTCTCTGCTTCTTTTAGATGAGCCTACTACGGGAGTGGATCCTGTTTCGAGACGAGAGTTTTGGAATATCCTTAAAGACTATAGATCTCAAGGAACATCCATGGTCGTATCTACTCCATATATGGATGAGGCGATGATGTGTGATCAAATTTTGTTGATACATGAGGGTAAGGTGTTAGAGTCTGGTTCTCCCAAAGCATTGATAGAGAAGCCTCGTAACAGAAGCTTCTATCAAATAGAGGGAATTCCTTCCAGTGAAATCTATCGTTTTAAGCAAAATATCATGAGAAGACATCCTGAGGTATTTGCTTATCTATCTGGCAAAGCCATTAGAGTGATTGCGAAAAAAGAGCATTCTCTTATGAATATCCTACAAGAGACACTCTCTCGTGTATCTGGTATAATTCGTGAAGTGACTCCTGATATTGAGGATGTTTTTATGTTTCATCTAACGAATAGAAATGATGTGTGA
- a CDS encoding ABC transporter ATP-binding protein, translated as MCDSNYVIQVSKLCKKFGSFYANNELSFDVKRGEIFGFLGANGAGKSTAMKIISGLLTPTSGDVEVLGYNVYHESEKIKREIGYMSQKFSLYEDLTIWENLRLFAGIYGLSKSQIKDKGEKILHKLNLWSHRDDLVKSIPLGWKQKLAFSLATIHDPKIVFLDEPTGGVDPQVRRLFWDQIYEAQAQGITIFVTTHYMDEAEYCDRICILSQGEVVAYGDPESLKETHKVDSIDSLFVLLARNVE; from the coding sequence ATGTGTGATTCAAACTATGTGATTCAGGTCTCCAAACTATGTAAAAAATTTGGATCTTTCTATGCAAACAATGAGTTGAGTTTCGATGTAAAGCGTGGAGAGATATTTGGTTTTCTTGGGGCTAATGGTGCTGGAAAGTCTACAGCTATGAAGATTATTTCTGGGCTACTCACACCTACTTCGGGAGATGTAGAGGTCCTTGGTTACAATGTATACCATGAGTCAGAGAAGATCAAACGAGAAATAGGTTATATGTCTCAGAAATTTTCTCTTTATGAGGATCTTACTATATGGGAGAATCTACGTCTTTTTGCAGGGATCTATGGATTGTCTAAGTCACAAATAAAAGATAAAGGGGAAAAGATTCTACATAAACTCAATTTATGGAGTCATCGAGATGACCTAGTTAAATCGATACCATTAGGATGGAAACAGAAGCTTGCCTTCTCATTGGCTACAATTCACGATCCTAAAATTGTATTTCTAGATGAACCTACAGGAGGAGTGGATCCGCAAGTTAGACGTCTTTTTTGGGACCAAATATATGAAGCACAAGCGCAGGGGATCACTATATTCGTAACGACACACTATATGGACGAAGCGGAGTATTGTGATCGTATCTGTATTCTGAGTCAGGGAGAAGTGGTTGCTTATGGTGATCCAGAATCTCTTAAAGAGACTCACAAAGTGGATTCGATTGACTCCCTTTTTGTTTTGTTAGCACGAAATGTTGAGTAA
- a CDS encoding HlyD family efflux transporter periplasmic adaptor subunit, with protein sequence MKSLYISLLSLFVLYSCNTADPRADGYGNFEAADVVLSSQSSGKILDLYLKEGDKAYKGDTIAIIDTTDIVIRMEALDLQLKVDDTKITRLYVEASKTRDALKTNEKDQNRIHTLYNKKVATETQKDQIDLKVSNFKKTLQQLNLEVKSLQQHKESINNQLSLMNNHLSHCFIVSPIDATVLNRYKEPAEFVIPSNPIYKIASLDPLLLRIYISGAELSKVKLGQDVKVSYDHEGKLKKVTGTVAWISDQAEFTPKTIQTREERVAQVYAVKIRVPNAKGEMKIGMPGELHLN encoded by the coding sequence ATGAAAAGCCTGTATATATCTTTGTTGTCATTATTTGTTCTTTATTCATGTAACACTGCGGATCCACGTGCCGATGGTTATGGTAATTTTGAGGCTGCCGATGTGGTTTTGTCTAGCCAGAGTTCAGGAAAAATTTTGGATCTCTATCTAAAGGAGGGAGATAAAGCTTACAAAGGGGATACTATTGCAATTATCGATACTACTGATATTGTAATCCGAATGGAAGCGTTAGACCTACAGTTGAAAGTGGATGATACTAAAATAACACGTTTGTATGTTGAGGCCTCAAAAACAAGAGATGCTTTGAAGACAAATGAAAAAGATCAGAATCGTATTCACACTCTTTATAATAAAAAGGTTGCAACAGAGACTCAAAAAGATCAAATTGATTTGAAAGTTTCGAACTTTAAGAAGACGCTTCAGCAGTTGAATCTAGAGGTCAAGAGTTTGCAACAGCATAAAGAGTCCATAAATAACCAATTGTCATTAATGAATAATCATCTGTCTCATTGTTTTATTGTTTCACCAATTGATGCAACGGTTTTAAATCGATATAAAGAGCCTGCAGAGTTTGTGATTCCTAGTAATCCAATCTATAAGATTGCCTCTTTAGATCCTCTGTTATTGCGTATTTACATCTCTGGTGCAGAACTTTCTAAAGTGAAGTTAGGACAAGATGTGAAGGTATCATATGATCATGAAGGGAAACTGAAAAAGGTTACTGGTACTGTTGCTTGGATTTCTGATCAGGCTGAGTTCACCCCTAAGACAATTCAAACAAGAGAAGAGAGAGTGGCTCAGGTCTATGCTGTAAAAATTCGTGTCCCCAATGCAAAAGGAGAGATGAAAATAGGAATGCCAGGAGAGTTACATTTAAACTAG
- a CDS encoding TetR/AcrR family transcriptional regulator, with translation MVNEIELKIIETARAIFIEEGYSGARMQKIADVAEINKALLHYYFRSKEKLYEEVVKNLIADVASRLTLIFESDGTSSQKIELVVNMYFKMISRHPKLPLFIMNEIHENPDRFMIAVDQQSTKIQKIRMILSVDASKGDYDGIHSLINLVGMSVFPFLAKPLLKKLFFGGEDESFNQFMESRPQKISQILDI, from the coding sequence ATGGTTAATGAAATTGAACTAAAGATTATAGAGACAGCAAGAGCTATCTTTATAGAAGAGGGGTATAGTGGTGCCCGAATGCAAAAGATTGCTGATGTAGCAGAGATAAACAAAGCACTGTTGCACTATTACTTTCGAAGCAAAGAGAAGCTGTATGAGGAGGTGGTCAAGAACTTAATAGCTGATGTTGCCAGTCGTTTGACTTTGATCTTTGAATCTGATGGGACGAGTTCCCAAAAGATAGAGCTTGTTGTGAATATGTATTTCAAGATGATTTCACGACATCCTAAACTTCCATTGTTTATAATGAATGAAATTCATGAGAACCCCGATCGTTTTATGATCGCAGTGGATCAACAGAGTACTAAGATTCAGAAGATTCGAATGATTTTGTCTGTAGATGCTTCCAAAGGCGATTATGATGGGATACACTCCTTGATTAATTTGGTCGGAATGTCTGTATTTCCATTTCTTGCAAAACCTCTATTAAAGAAACTTTTCTTTGGAGGAGAGGATGAGAGCTTCAATCAATTTATGGAGAGTCGTCCACAAAAGATATCTCAAATACTTGATATTTAA
- a CDS encoding TolC family protein, giving the protein MIKTRNLFTVLLLLVMTNGFSQTITLEECKEWSHDVFPLFRSQKIYQSLLDKEQAVVHYDKYPSFVIKGQASYQSDVVSLDEPSPLFSFPEISKDQYQLFVEVNQSIYDGGVKQVKGEINILNDSICHLSFMMDLHRLDEKLEQTYCQLLLSQKQYQLHVEQLKTVARILDEVSAQVAQGKALRLQVNEIKVQQLVYEQKRDQALDQYQLLCRVMGVLSGKSIDISTASFQFPLILLSEETQTPNDIMMMNLQQQHFKEQAKLLSKSMMPTVQAFGKGGYGRPGLNFLDNSFAPYYYVGVGVSWRPFDWRNTKRKQSMQLDQVALLEVKKDQTTQLRDAHKVQLKGKIETLNHQLNKDQEIKELREAIKKDLKQQWELRTIPFSIYIDGVNNSLEAEIQKELHRIQKLETILSYNRYQKQS; this is encoded by the coding sequence ATGATAAAAACACGAAATCTATTTACCGTATTACTCTTGCTAGTAATGACTAATGGTTTTTCCCAGACCATCACACTAGAGGAATGTAAAGAGTGGTCGCATGATGTTTTTCCTCTTTTTAGATCACAGAAGATCTACCAATCACTATTGGACAAAGAACAAGCTGTTGTTCATTACGATAAGTACCCTTCGTTTGTAATAAAAGGTCAAGCCTCTTATCAGTCAGATGTTGTCTCTCTTGATGAGCCTAGTCCATTATTCTCTTTTCCTGAAATTTCAAAAGATCAATACCAACTATTTGTTGAGGTGAATCAGAGCATTTATGATGGGGGAGTTAAGCAGGTAAAAGGAGAGATCAATATTTTGAACGATTCGATTTGTCACCTTTCGTTTATGATGGATCTACATCGATTGGATGAAAAACTAGAACAGACCTATTGTCAGTTATTGCTTTCACAAAAACAGTATCAACTTCATGTAGAGCAACTTAAAACGGTTGCAAGAATATTAGATGAGGTCTCAGCACAGGTAGCGCAAGGAAAAGCATTGCGGTTACAGGTTAATGAGATAAAAGTACAGCAGTTGGTGTACGAACAGAAGAGAGATCAAGCATTAGATCAGTATCAACTATTATGTAGAGTAATGGGTGTTTTGAGTGGTAAGAGTATCGATATATCCACTGCTTCTTTTCAATTTCCATTAATCTTATTAAGCGAGGAGACACAAACTCCGAACGATATCATGATGATGAATTTACAGCAACAGCATTTTAAAGAGCAGGCTAAGCTATTGAGCAAATCGATGATGCCTACTGTTCAGGCATTTGGTAAAGGAGGTTATGGTCGTCCTGGATTAAATTTCTTAGATAATAGTTTTGCTCCATACTATTATGTCGGTGTTGGTGTAAGTTGGAGGCCATTTGATTGGAGAAATACAAAGAGAAAGCAGTCAATGCAATTAGATCAAGTGGCACTATTAGAGGTTAAAAAAGATCAGACTACGCAATTAAGGGATGCACATAAGGTGCAACTAAAAGGGAAGATTGAGACTTTAAATCATCAACTGAATAAAGACCAAGAGATAAAAGAGTTAAGAGAAGCTATCAAAAAGGATTTAAAACAGCAATGGGAGCTTCGAACTATTCCTTTTTCTATCTATATAGATGGGGTGAATAATAGTCTAGAAGCCGAAATACAAAAGGAGCTTCACCGTATTCAGAAGTTAGAAACCATATTAAGTTATAATCGTTATCAAAAACAGTCATAA